The Rhododendron vialii isolate Sample 1 chromosome 8a, ASM3025357v1 genome has a window encoding:
- the LOC131299275 gene encoding protein OXIDATIVE STRESS 3-like: MGDREGMIIMDGEEDSKFSNGSLLSTSDNMGDDDDDAASSSTSSCSSNSTSSTGPLCDLSELMAQLPIKRGLSKFYQGKSQSFTCLSRVKSIEDLPKKEANPYRTRRKLLKESKSYAGGLGNYKLCTLPKPVISKKVNSISRGQLPFSSSSFQSRNGSFVFGNCMPPFIPVQKDLGC, encoded by the exons ATGGGTGACCGTGAAGGCATGATCATTATGGACGGGGAAGAAGATTCTAAATTTTCGAATGGATCACTATTATCAACATCAGACAATATGGGAGATGACGATGATGATGCAGCTTCTTCATCAACTTCATCATGTTCATCAAATTCCACTTCCAGCACTGGGCCTTTGTGTGATTTATCTGAGCTCATGGCCCAGCTACCTATCAA GAGGGGATTGTCTAAGTTTTACCAGGGAAAGTCTCAATCTTTTACATGTCTTTCAAGGGTTAAGAGCATAGAAGATCTTCCAAAGAAAGAAGCCAACCCTTACAGAACAAGGAGGAAATTATTGAAGGAATCCAAGAGCTATGCAGGAGGCTTGGGCAACTACAAATTATGCACTCTTCCAAAGCCTGTTATATCAAAGAAAGTTAATAGTATTTCAAGGGGTCAATTACCCTTTTCATCCTCGTCCTTTCAAAGCAGAAATGGGAGTTTTGTTTTTGGCAATTGCATGCCTCCTTTCATTCCTGTCCAAAAGGACTTGGGATGTTAA